From a single Pelmatolapia mariae isolate MD_Pm_ZW linkage group LG20, Pm_UMD_F_2, whole genome shotgun sequence genomic region:
- the LOC134619070 gene encoding rhodopsin-like, with protein sequence MNGTEGPNFYVPMSNKTGLVRSPFEYPQYYLAEPWKYSLLAAYMLFLIISSFPINFLTLYVTVKHKKLRTPLNYVLLNLAVADLFMVVGGFTVTLYTALHGYFVLGVSGCNIEGFFATLGGEIALWSLVVLAIERYIVVCKPMTNFRFGEKHAMAGLGFTWVMALTCAAPPLFGWSRYIPEGMQCSCGIDYYTPKPEINNTSFVIYMFVLHFCIPLFIIFFCYTSLLCTVRAAAAQQQESETTQRAEKEVTRMVIVMVISFLVCWVPYASVAWYIFANQGTEFGPVFMTAPAFFAKSAALYNPVIYILLNRQFRNCMITTVCCGKNPFGEDEAAVSKTQTSSVSSSQVAPA encoded by the exons ATGAATGGCACAGAAGGACCCAACTTCTATGTACCCATGTCTAACAAGACTGGGTTGGTGCGCAGCCCATTTGAGTACCCTCAGTACTACCTGGCTGAACCCTGGAAGTACTCTCTTCTTGCAGCGTACATGCTGTTCCTCATCATTTCTTCCTTCCCCATTAACTTTCTCACCCTCTACGTCACTGTCAAGCACAAAAAGCTGAGGACCCCGCTGAACTATGTTCTGCTCAACCTGGCGGTGGCCGACCTCTTTATGGTAGTTGGGGGCTTCACGGTCACTCTCTACACGGCCCTGCATGGATATTTCGTCTTAGGTGTCAGCGGCTGCAATATTGAAGGATTCTTTGCCACATTAGGAG GAGAGATTGCTCTCTGGTCTCTGGTGGTTTTGGCTATTGAGCGCTATATTGTGGTCTGTAAGCCGATGACCAACTTCCGCTTTGGAGAAAAACATGCCATGGCTGGCCTGGGTTTCACATGGGTCATGGCCCTGACCTGTGCTGCTCCCCCTCTCTTTGGATGGTCCCG GTATATCCCAGAGGGAATGCAGTGTTCCTGTGGGATTGACTACTACACTCCCAAGCCTGAGATCAACAACACCTCGTTCGTCATCTATATGTTTGTCCTCCACTTCTGTATCCCCCTGttcatcatcttcttctgctACACTAGCCTCCTCTGCACTGTGCGAGCG GCTGCAGCTCAGCAGCAGGAGTCTGAAACCACCCAGAGGGCAGAGAAAGAAGTGACTCGCATGGTCATTGTCATGGTGATCTCCTTTTTGGTATGCTGGGTGCCCTATGCCAGCGTGGCTTGGTACATCTTTGCCAATCAGGGAACTGAGTTTGGGCCAGTATTCATGACTGCTCCCGCCTTCTTCGCCAAGAGTGCCGCTCTGTACAACCCAGTCATCTACATCCTGCTAAACAGACAG TTCAGAAACTGCATGATCACCACGGTGTGCTGTGGAAAGAACCCATTTGGAGAAGATGAGGCTGCTGTCTCCAAAACTCAGACTTCATCCGTCTCTTCAAGCCAGGTGGCCCCCGCTTGA